The window CCCGGTATTGCCGCGATCAATCGTTTGGTATAGTCTTGCTTTGGATGATTATACACTTCATCCGCCTCGCCTATTTCTTCAATTTGCCCTTTGTTCATGATCATAATACGGTCGGAGATATGTTTAATCACTGACAGATCGTGCGAGATAAAGATATAGGTAAGCTTCAATTCCTCCTGCAATTCGCGCAGCAAGTTCAATACCTGCGCCTGTACCGAAACATCCAATGCGGAAACAGATTCATCGCAAATAATAAAACGAGGCTGCAGGGCCAATGCCCGTGCTATTACAATGCGTTGCCGCTGTCCACCCGAAAACTCGTGCGGGTAACGGTTAAAATGACTTGGGTTAAGGTTTACACGTTCTAATAACTCCAGCACCTTTTGTTTGCGCTCGGAATTATTGCTGTATAGCTGGTGCACCTGGAGGGGTTCCATCAGCGAATCGCCTACTGTTAAACGAGGGTTCAATGATGAATATGGATCCTGGAAAATGATCTGGACATCGCGCCGCATACGGCGCATATCGCTGGTGTTTAGTTTAAGCAGATCGGTTTGATCAAAGCTCACCTGGCCCGATGTAGGCTCTATTAACCTTAAAATACTGCGCCCTAAAGTGGTTTTGCCGCAACCAGATTCCCCTGCCAGGCCTAAAGTCTCGCCGGGGAAAACATCAAAACTTACCCCATTTACAGCTTTCACCACTTGTTTATTCAGGTTGAACAGCCCGCCGCCTACAGGAAACCAGGTATTCATATCCTTCACACTAAGTAGCGGTGGCTGACTATATAGTTGCTTTTTCCTTGCGGTTATTTCAGTTGCGGTGTAGGTATACTGCTCTCTTATTTTATCAATAGTTACACTGGTAACCGTATCGCCTTCCTTTAAAAAATCAGCAACCACCGGTAATTTCTTTAGATGTTGCGATGGCGAGGGTCGGCAAGCCAATAAGCCTTTGGTATATGGATGCTTAGGATGTGCGAATATCTGTTTTACCGTAGCCTGCTCTACAATCTCGCCCTTATACATTACCGCCACATGGTCGGCTATCTCGCTGATCACGCCCAGATCATGCGAGATAAATATCAGGCTCATATTGCGTTCGGCCTTTAGCTTCAGTAACAGTTCAATTATCGTTTTCTGAACGGTGACATCCAACGCGGTGGTGGGTTCATCGGCAATCAACAGTTCAGGGTTGCAGGATAGTGCCATGGCTATCATCACCCGCTGCTTTTGCCCGCCCGATATCTGGTGGGGGTAACTATCAAATATAGCTTCGGGCCGCGGCAATTGCACTTCGTTAAACAAGGCAATGGCGGCGGTTTTAGCAGCTTGCTTATTTAGGCCTAAATGCAATTGTATAGCCTCGGTAACCTGCTTACCGCAAGTAATAACCGGGTTAAGTGAGGTCATGGGCTCCTGGAAGATCATAGCTATACGGTTGCCGCGCAATTTTTGCATTTCCTTTTCAGGAAGACTCAGCAAGTCGACATCATCCAGCCAAATATTGCCGCTGATAATCGTACTTTTTTCATCGTGCAAACGCATCAGGGTAAGTGAAGTAACCGATTTACCCGAGCCTGATTCACCTACTATCCCCAGCGTTTCCCCTTTCTTCAATTGAAAAGAAATGCCCTTCACAGCTTCAAACAAACCATCGCGGGTTTTAAAAGAGACCTTCAAATTCTCGGTTTTCAGCATGGGGTTAAACTATGGTAATATTGTCATCTGCTATCAGGTCCTGCCCGCGGAAACGCCTTAATAGTTGCGCGGTGGCTATCACGTCTTTCTGGCAATAAGTACAGATACGTTCCAACTGGTTATCATTCCAGTAAACATTGCCTACCTGGCTGCCATCAATATCATCTTTTGGTGTGGGGATATCAAAAATAGCAGTTAATAAACTCAGCGAGGTATAGCTTTTATAGTCGCCAAACTTCCAAAGCTCCATGGTATCTATATGGTTTACTTCCCAGGGCTTTTTTCCGGCTATCTGCAATTGCGCGGGCAGTTTAATACCATGTATCAGCATGCGGCGGCAGATGTATGGAAAATCAAACTCTTTACCGTTGTGTGCGCAAAGCACCAGGTTAGCCGGGCGGTCTTTCAGCATTAATGCAAATTTCACCAGCAACTCGCGCTCATCGTGCCCAGCAAACGATTTTACCCGGAAGCCTGTGGGTGTCTCTTTAGTAAAAAAACCTACTGAAATACAAACAATTTTACCAAACTCGGCCCAAATGCCGGCCTTTTCATAAAAGCTTTGTGCGGTATCTTCATCCCGGCGCTGATATTTGGTTTTTGCATCCCAAAGTTTCTGCATATGCTCGGGCAACTCATCGTGCGTGGGGTATTGCGGCACGGTTTCAATGTCCAGCACCATCATGTTCAGCAAGTCCAGTTGTTCAAGCATTGTCGGCGTTTAATTTTTGGCAAAATAGCAAAAGTTAAATATAGTCCATAGCCCATGGTACATAGACTATGGAAGAATGACATAACAATGGAGTATTAAACTATCTCTATTAACTT of the Mucilaginibacter boryungensis genome contains:
- a CDS encoding 3'-5' exonuclease encodes the protein MLEQLDLLNMMVLDIETVPQYPTHDELPEHMQKLWDAKTKYQRRDEDTAQSFYEKAGIWAEFGKIVCISVGFFTKETPTGFRVKSFAGHDERELLVKFALMLKDRPANLVLCAHNGKEFDFPYICRRMLIHGIKLPAQLQIAGKKPWEVNHIDTMELWKFGDYKSYTSLSLLTAIFDIPTPKDDIDGSQVGNVYWNDNQLERICTYCQKDVIATAQLLRRFRGQDLIADDNITIV
- a CDS encoding ABC transporter ATP-binding protein, whose product is MLKTENLKVSFKTRDGLFEAVKGISFQLKKGETLGIVGESGSGKSVTSLTLMRLHDEKSTIISGNIWLDDVDLLSLPEKEMQKLRGNRIAMIFQEPMTSLNPVITCGKQVTEAIQLHLGLNKQAAKTAAIALFNEVQLPRPEAIFDSYPHQISGGQKQRVMIAMALSCNPELLIADEPTTALDVTVQKTIIELLLKLKAERNMSLIFISHDLGVISEIADHVAVMYKGEIVEQATVKQIFAHPKHPYTKGLLACRPSPSQHLKKLPVVADFLKEGDTVTSVTIDKIREQYTYTATEITARKKQLYSQPPLLSVKDMNTWFPVGGGLFNLNKQVVKAVNGVSFDVFPGETLGLAGESGCGKTTLGRSILRLIEPTSGQVSFDQTDLLKLNTSDMRRMRRDVQIIFQDPYSSLNPRLTVGDSLMEPLQVHQLYSNNSERKQKVLELLERVNLNPSHFNRYPHEFSGGQRQRIVIARALALQPRFIICDESVSALDVSVQAQVLNLLRELQEELKLTYIFISHDLSVIKHISDRIMIMNKGQIEEIGEADEVYNHPKQDYTKRLIAAIPGGHA